In Haloimpatiens massiliensis, the following are encoded in one genomic region:
- a CDS encoding MFS transporter, producing the protein MNYLKKLLEPYKGLPKEIYVIFASKIINAMGCFVGPLMTLILTKKIGLSTEAAGLYMSISGLLFMPTGVIGGKLADTVGRKKMIIIFEGLACFLYIVCGFMEPSIYMIYVLMAAGAVMGFAGPAHDSIIADLTEPNNRNAAYALDYMGWNIGFAVGPVIGGLLFENHLKWVFIGDALTALIGLTLIFFFVNETIHLTKEDITDESRKLEKKEEGSMFKVLWNRKILLYFAIITFGYNFVYNQWGFMFPLQVSQAYGALGSKYYGYLASFNGIVVMIMTPLITKILNKTENLTSIVYGGIFYTVGFGMLGLVNSMIFFFISVFVFTIGEIILSISVMPFIANHTPISHRGRMSGILPLIMGFGYIASPVVMGKVLMYISVQKAWFILGAVALISAMFMKALKKLEDNSVEV; encoded by the coding sequence ATGAATTATTTAAAGAAGCTTTTAGAACCATACAAGGGATTACCCAAAGAGATATATGTAATATTTGCATCTAAAATTATAAATGCTATGGGATGCTTTGTAGGACCACTTATGACACTTATTTTAACTAAGAAGATAGGACTTTCAACAGAAGCTGCAGGACTTTATATGAGCATATCAGGACTTTTGTTTATGCCAACAGGTGTAATCGGTGGAAAACTTGCAGATACTGTAGGAAGAAAGAAAATGATTATTATATTTGAAGGTTTAGCTTGTTTTTTATATATAGTGTGTGGATTTATGGAACCCAGTATATATATGATATACGTACTTATGGCAGCAGGTGCTGTTATGGGATTTGCAGGACCTGCACATGATTCCATCATAGCAGATTTAACAGAACCAAATAATAGAAATGCAGCTTATGCTCTTGATTATATGGGTTGGAATATAGGATTTGCTGTAGGCCCTGTAATTGGAGGACTTTTATTTGAGAATCATCTTAAATGGGTATTTATAGGGGACGCTTTAACAGCACTTATTGGTTTGACACTTATATTTTTCTTTGTTAATGAAACTATTCATCTTACAAAAGAAGACATAACTGATGAAAGTAGAAAACTTGAAAAGAAAGAGGAGGGATCCATGTTTAAGGTTTTGTGGAATAGAAAAATTTTATTGTATTTTGCTATTATAACTTTTGGATATAATTTTGTTTATAACCAATGGGGATTTATGTTCCCTCTTCAAGTTTCACAGGCTTACGGAGCTTTAGGCTCAAAATATTATGGATATTTAGCTAGTTTCAATGGAATTGTAGTTATGATTATGACTCCATTAATTACAAAGATATTAAATAAAACAGAAAATTTAACTAGTATAGTATATGGAGGGATTTTTTATACTGTAGGTTTTGGAATGCTTGGTTTAGTAAACAGCATGATATTTTTCTTCATATCTGTTTTTGTGTTTACTATAGGAGAAATAATTTTATCTATAAGTGTTATGCCATTTATAGCTAATCACACTCCTATTTCTCATAGGGGAAGAATGAGTGGAATACTTCCACTTATAATGGGCTTTGGATATATAGCAAGTCCTGTAGTTATGGGAAAAGTTTTAATGTATATAAGTGTACAAAAGGCTTGGTTTATATTAGGAGCAGTAGCGCTTATATCCGCTATGTTTATGAAGGCGCTTA